Proteins from a genomic interval of Amycolatopsis sp. cg13:
- a CDS encoding MerR family transcriptional regulator: protein MTDRLLPTAEAAKAIGVDRRTLQRWWKAGDVTPEVVTPGGHARWDVDALKRQLQDRR from the coding sequence GTGACTGATCGCCTGCTTCCCACCGCCGAGGCCGCCAAGGCCATCGGTGTCGACCGCCGGACGCTTCAGCGGTGGTGGAAAGCAGGCGATGTCACGCCCGAGGTGGTGACGCCGGGCGGACATGCCCGGTGGGACGTTGACGCGCTCAAACGTCAGCTTCAGGACCGCCGCTAG
- a CDS encoding helix-turn-helix domain-containing protein, with amino-acid sequence MNEDPARQLGEALREAREQRRFGVRELARRIGVSPGRIALWEQGKRVPSPIQVGLILGALGIVGTEQKRILELALFLRLYRAGERA; translated from the coding sequence ATGAACGAAGACCCGGCGCGGCAGCTCGGCGAGGCACTCCGCGAAGCGCGCGAGCAACGGCGCTTCGGCGTGCGCGAGCTAGCCCGGCGTATCGGCGTTTCGCCGGGGCGGATTGCTTTGTGGGAGCAAGGCAAGCGTGTGCCCAGCCCTATACAGGTCGGGCTCATCCTCGGTGCGCTCGGCATCGTGGGCACCGAGCAGAAGCGAATTCTGGAACTGGCGTTGTTCCTCCGTCTCTACCGGGCAGGCGAACGCGCCTAG
- a CDS encoding helix-turn-helix domain-containing protein, with protein sequence MAKEPQSEATRELGVRVRNLREQQGISQEELARRAGVHWTFVSQVERGLRNVNLHSLLKFAAGLGADPAELVRGLKPPEKLSHASWD encoded by the coding sequence ATGGCGAAGGAACCGCAGTCGGAAGCCACGCGTGAGCTGGGCGTACGCGTGAGGAACCTGCGGGAGCAGCAGGGCATCAGTCAGGAGGAACTAGCCCGACGAGCCGGGGTGCACTGGACGTTCGTCAGTCAAGTGGAACGCGGCTTGCGGAACGTCAACCTGCACAGCCTGCTCAAGTTCGCCGCCGGACTGGGGGCTGACCCGGCCGAGCTGGTGCGGGGGCTCAAACCGCCAGAGAAACTAAGTCACGCCTCCTGGGACTAG
- a CDS encoding DUF3558 domain-containing protein, translating into MNLRATAAVLGLALLAAACSSPTDGTATPPASATAPSSQALPYGGAPKVENPLPDNVFSGDPCHGLTPQQITKQLGSALPGKPTNQPVPSCDWTNPDTNASIGLSYYPASNDGLSNTYVNVKPQMKRWDVLPPIQGFPAVAYATQASQTPNTCDVVVGVTDRLAFMVDVAPRMERLGKVDSCAGAADVANDVVTTLKQKAGR; encoded by the coding sequence ATGAACCTGCGCGCCACCGCAGCGGTGCTCGGCCTCGCCCTCCTCGCCGCCGCCTGCTCCTCGCCGACGGACGGCACAGCGACTCCGCCAGCCTCGGCCACAGCGCCGTCGAGCCAAGCGTTGCCTTACGGCGGCGCGCCGAAGGTCGAGAACCCATTGCCGGACAACGTGTTTTCCGGCGATCCGTGCCATGGACTCACCCCGCAGCAGATCACCAAACAGCTTGGCTCCGCGCTGCCCGGAAAGCCCACCAACCAGCCGGTCCCAAGCTGCGACTGGACCAACCCGGACACCAACGCCTCCATCGGCTTGTCCTACTACCCCGCGAGCAACGACGGCCTCAGCAACACCTACGTGAACGTCAAGCCGCAGATGAAGCGCTGGGACGTGCTGCCGCCGATCCAGGGCTTCCCGGCCGTCGCCTACGCCACCCAGGCAAGCCAGACGCCCAACACCTGCGACGTGGTCGTAGGTGTCACGGACCGACTGGCCTTCATGGTCGACGTCGCGCCCCGCATGGAAAGGCTCGGCAAGGTCGACAGTTGTGCGGGCGCGGCGGACGTGGCCAACGACGTTGTCACCACGCTGAAGCAGAAGGCCGGTCGCTGA
- a CDS encoding DUF4244 domain-containing protein, with the protein MGTVAAAAFAVALYVLLSGDSVSAALAGLVQKALTVAT; encoded by the coding sequence ATCGGCACGGTAGCCGCCGCAGCGTTCGCCGTGGCGCTCTACGTGCTTCTCAGCGGAGACTCGGTCTCCGCCGCGTTGGCCGGACTGGTGCAAAAAGCCCTGACGGTGGCCACCTGA
- a CDS encoding TadE family type IV pilus minor pilin, which produces MASRRRDGGFVTVEAALSLGALTAVLALLLAGTSAIAGHLRCLDAAREAARLTASGQPGAADAVVQTIAPHGAHLTIHRTGDGLTAEVTTDALAALHLSATAYAILEPGPAS; this is translated from the coding sequence ATGGCCAGCCGTCGCCGGGACGGCGGATTCGTCACGGTAGAAGCCGCTCTGTCCTTGGGCGCGCTGACCGCCGTGCTGGCGCTGCTGCTCGCGGGCACCAGCGCAATCGCCGGACACCTCCGATGCCTGGACGCCGCCCGCGAAGCCGCCCGCCTCACCGCGTCCGGGCAACCAGGAGCCGCCGACGCAGTGGTCCAAACCATTGCCCCGCACGGCGCGCACCTCACCATCCACCGCACCGGCGACGGCCTCACCGCCGAAGTAACCACTGACGCATTGGCGGCCCTCCACCTAAGCGCCACCGCCTACGCCATCCTCGAACCAGGCCCGGCCTCATGA
- a CDS encoding Rv3654c family TadE-like protein, with product MTQESPPDAGVATIWTALAAATLITLTVLVWWLAAAITARHRTEAAADLGALAAAAHAAAGPTTACARAQEVADHERAVMTSCRWHNRDAYIEVRATTAPIPGLPAPTAKARAGPVDEPP from the coding sequence ATGACCCAAGAAAGCCCGCCCGACGCTGGCGTCGCCACAATCTGGACCGCCCTAGCCGCAGCAACCCTGATCACCCTGACAGTCCTGGTGTGGTGGCTAGCCGCGGCCATCACCGCCCGCCACCGCACCGAAGCCGCCGCCGACCTGGGCGCACTGGCCGCGGCCGCCCACGCCGCCGCCGGACCGACCACCGCCTGCGCCCGCGCCCAGGAAGTCGCGGACCACGAACGCGCCGTGATGACCAGCTGCCGCTGGCACAACCGCGACGCTTACATCGAAGTCCGCGCCACCACCGCCCCAATCCCCGGTCTGCCCGCTCCAACCGCCAAAGCCCGCGCTGGGCCCGTAGACGAACCTCCTTGA
- a CDS encoding bifunctional DNA primase/polymerase, giving the protein MLDANWPDSWRNAFRIELRAEAIGLAWRGWPVLPGATPEEITAEGDDLTWRRPVPVRDDWRELVGSHAHEVASWFSDRTHSLLVATGTVLDAVEVDQELGKRAARLLRSIGHPAPIVAMPNGRWLFLTTPAEHLPAELADEISVQWHGKDSYIPLPPSPFQHGVVHWRVKPEVCGWQLPPAAEVQDVLVRALADEHAPMLVESTAA; this is encoded by the coding sequence ATGTTGGACGCGAATTGGCCGGACAGCTGGCGGAACGCCTTCCGCATCGAACTGCGTGCGGAGGCGATCGGCCTCGCTTGGCGCGGCTGGCCGGTGCTTCCGGGGGCGACCCCGGAGGAGATCACCGCGGAGGGGGACGACCTGACCTGGCGCCGGCCGGTGCCGGTGCGCGACGACTGGCGTGAGCTGGTCGGCTCGCACGCCCACGAGGTCGCCAGCTGGTTCAGCGACCGCACGCACAGCCTGCTCGTGGCGACCGGCACCGTGCTCGACGCGGTCGAGGTCGACCAGGAGCTGGGCAAGCGCGCCGCGCGGCTGCTGCGGTCGATCGGGCACCCGGCCCCGATCGTCGCGATGCCGAACGGCCGGTGGCTGTTCCTCACCACGCCCGCCGAGCACCTGCCGGCCGAACTCGCCGACGAGATTTCCGTGCAGTGGCACGGCAAGGACAGCTACATCCCGCTGCCGCCGTCGCCGTTCCAGCACGGTGTCGTGCACTGGCGCGTGAAGCCGGAGGTGTGCGGCTGGCAGCTGCCGCCCGCCGCCGAGGTGCAGGACGTGCTGGTCCGCGCCCTCGCCGACGAGCACGCCCCCATGCTGGTCGAGAGCACCGCCGCCTGA
- a CDS encoding DEAD/DEAH box helicase produces MVGERGRRLLDRVTAGIPAHENPVTHVSRLPERAARHEPWPEWAEPAVVTAFRAAGVEKPWRHQAEAASLAHSGAHVVVSTGTASGKSLAYQLPVLSALTADTRATALYLSPTKALGADQLRAVSSLDVAGVRAAAFDGDTPMTERDWVRAHANWVFSNPDMLHRGILSAHSRWTQFFRRLRYVVVDECHSYRGVFGSHVALLLRRLRRVAEHYGASPVFVLASATTASPASFATRLTGVVCSAVTDDASPRGARTVALWEPPLLDELTGENGAPVRRPAGVETARILTELVVEGARSLAFVRSRRGAELTALGARRLLSEVDPRLADTVAAYRSGYLPEERRALEQALLSGRLLGVATTNALELGVDIAGLDAVVLAGYPGTLASFWQQSGRAGRSGDEALVVFVARDDPLDTYLVHHPAALLERPVETAVLDPTNPYVLGPQLACAVAELPLTEPELETFGGDAARAVLADLAAEKLLRRRSSGWYWTSRDRPHTDVGIRGSGGDQIAVVEADSGRMLGTVDPGSACYSVHPGAVYLHQGSSYVVDELDLETGLALVHAEDPDWTTSPREIVDISVLSTEEQCRHGGVTVCLGEVAVTSQVVGYLRRRPSGEVLDHTPLDLPEQSLHTRAVWYTVSGELLESPAGVRRDSAADSRSGGDLGGAAARSAADAAGGGSAGPEDTSPVTGKRGRIGAGSTSGEGVGERARTGSSPDSAGIGGTAAAPSISGAVGEPVGTGSVSPTAAKITGAAAASATSGPVGTGNAKPTAAGIDEPAAEATASGPVGTGNAEPAAAGIGESAAGAAASRAAGEPVGTGGASSVVGVTGEVSGDPAAGRGPGAGVEIGVAVGPVGTGGAGRAPGGAGLLPARVPGALHAAEHAAIGLLPLFATCDRWDIGGVSTAWHEDTGEATVFVHDGHPGGAGFADRGYAAIVPWLAATREAIVSCECPTGCPSCVQSPKCGNGNDPLDKAGAVAVLGAVLGALRQHGEQCGHGGT; encoded by the coding sequence GTGGTGGGAGAGCGAGGACGGAGGCTGCTGGACCGGGTCACAGCGGGGATCCCGGCGCACGAGAATCCGGTGACGCACGTGTCCCGGCTGCCGGAACGCGCGGCCCGGCACGAGCCGTGGCCGGAGTGGGCGGAGCCGGCGGTGGTGACCGCGTTCCGCGCGGCCGGAGTGGAAAAACCGTGGCGGCACCAGGCCGAGGCGGCTTCGCTGGCGCATTCGGGCGCGCACGTCGTGGTGTCCACCGGCACCGCGTCCGGGAAGTCGCTGGCGTATCAGCTGCCGGTGCTCAGCGCGCTGACCGCGGACACCCGGGCGACCGCGCTGTACCTCTCGCCGACGAAGGCGCTCGGTGCTGATCAGCTGCGTGCGGTGTCCTCTTTGGACGTCGCCGGGGTACGCGCGGCGGCGTTCGACGGCGACACCCCGATGACAGAGCGCGACTGGGTCCGCGCGCACGCCAACTGGGTATTCAGCAACCCCGACATGCTGCACCGCGGCATCCTCTCGGCGCACTCCCGATGGACACAGTTCTTCCGCCGGCTGCGGTACGTCGTGGTCGACGAATGCCACAGCTATCGCGGCGTCTTCGGCTCGCACGTCGCGCTGTTGCTACGCCGCCTGCGCCGGGTAGCGGAGCATTACGGCGCTTCACCGGTGTTCGTACTGGCTTCGGCGACCACCGCTTCGCCTGCCTCTTTCGCCACGCGCCTCACCGGAGTGGTGTGCTCCGCGGTCACCGACGACGCGTCTCCGCGCGGGGCGCGCACGGTCGCGCTGTGGGAGCCGCCGCTGCTCGACGAACTGACTGGCGAGAACGGCGCGCCCGTCCGCCGCCCGGCTGGCGTCGAAACCGCGCGGATTCTCACTGAGTTGGTCGTCGAAGGCGCGCGATCGCTGGCTTTCGTCCGCTCCCGTCGCGGTGCCGAGCTGACCGCGCTCGGTGCGCGCCGCCTTCTGTCCGAAGTGGACCCTCGGCTGGCGGATACCGTTGCCGCTTACCGGTCCGGCTATCTCCCTGAAGAGCGTCGAGCCCTGGAACAAGCCCTGCTTTCTGGTCGCCTGCTAGGCGTCGCGACCACGAATGCCTTGGAGCTGGGCGTCGACATCGCAGGCCTGGACGCGGTGGTTTTGGCGGGCTATCCCGGCACCCTCGCGTCTTTCTGGCAGCAATCCGGCCGCGCTGGCCGTTCGGGCGATGAGGCGCTGGTGGTGTTCGTCGCGCGAGACGATCCGCTCGACACCTACCTGGTGCACCATCCGGCCGCGTTGCTGGAACGCCCGGTGGAGACGGCGGTGCTGGACCCGACGAACCCTTACGTGCTGGGCCCGCAGCTCGCGTGTGCGGTCGCGGAGTTGCCGCTCACCGAACCAGAACTCGAAACCTTCGGCGGCGACGCGGCCCGGGCAGTGCTGGCGGATCTAGCCGCGGAGAAGCTGCTGCGCCGTCGTTCCAGCGGTTGGTACTGGACTTCGCGCGACCGCCCACACACGGACGTCGGCATCCGCGGTTCAGGCGGCGACCAGATCGCGGTAGTGGAAGCAGACTCGGGCCGAATGCTGGGCACCGTCGACCCCGGCTCGGCTTGTTACTCGGTGCACCCCGGTGCGGTGTATTTGCATCAGGGGTCGTCGTATGTCGTCGATGAGCTGGATTTGGAGACGGGTCTCGCGTTGGTGCACGCGGAGGATCCGGACTGGACGACTTCGCCGCGCGAGATCGTGGACATTTCGGTGCTGTCGACGGAAGAACAATGCCGCCACGGCGGGGTGACCGTGTGCCTGGGCGAGGTGGCGGTGACATCGCAGGTGGTGGGGTATCTGCGGAGGCGACCGTCGGGTGAGGTGCTGGACCACACGCCGCTCGACCTGCCGGAACAGAGCCTCCACACGAGAGCGGTTTGGTACACGGTTTCGGGTGAACTGCTGGAGTCTCCGGCTGGGGTTCGCCGGGATTCGGCGGCGGACTCGCGGAGCGGTGGAGATCTCGGCGGAGCCGCTGCCCGGTCAGCGGCTGATGCGGCGGGTGGCGGATCGGCCGGGCCCGAGGACACGTCACCGGTCACCGGGAAGCGCGGCCGAATCGGTGCGGGGTCAACGAGCGGCGAGGGAGTTGGAGAGCGAGCGAGGACCGGGAGTTCGCCTGACTCCGCGGGAATCGGCGGGACCGCTGCGGCACCATCGATCAGCGGTGCGGTTGGCGAACCAGTGGGGACCGGAAGCGTGTCGCCAACCGCCGCGAAGATCACCGGGGCCGCTGCGGCGTCGGCGACCAGCGGTCCGGTGGGGACCGGAAACGCGAAGCCAACCGCCGCGGGAATCGACGAGCCCGCTGCGGAGGCAACGGCCAGCGGTCCGGTGGGGACCGGAAACGCGGAGCCAGCCGCCGCGGGAATCGGCGAGTCCGCTGCGGGGGCAGCGGCCAGCCGGGCGGCTGGAGAACCGGTGGGGACCGGGGGCGCCTCGTCGGTTGTCGGGGTAACCGGCGAAGTTTCGGGCGATCCGGCGGCTGGGCGGGGGCCCGGTGCCGGGGTCGAGATCGGTGTTGCGGTGGGACCGGTGGGGACCGGGGGTGCTGGCAGAGCACCGGGGGGCGCCGGTTTGCTTCCGGCGCGCGTCCCCGGTGCCCTGCATGCCGCCGAGCACGCGGCGATCGGCCTGCTACCGCTGTTCGCTACGTGCGACCGCTGGGACATCGGCGGGGTGTCTACCGCGTGGCACGAGGACACCGGGGAGGCGACGGTGTTCGTGCACGATGGGCATCCCGGGGGTGCGGGGTTTGCCGACCGCGGTTATGCCGCGATTGTCCCGTGGCTGGCCGCTACGCGGGAGGCGATCGTCTCCTGCGAGTGCCCGACGGGCTGCCCGTCCTGCGTCCAGTCGCCGAAGTGCGGGAACGGCAACGATCCGCTGGACAAGGCAGGGGCGGTGGCCGTACTGGGAGCCGTGCTCGGGGCGTTGCGTCAGCACGGGGAACAGTGCGGCCACGGTGGAACGTGA
- a CDS encoding sodium-translocating pyrophosphatase, whose product MSRQFLAEGGITLTGGGYTIVGVVAVVALVALAIGYVLLKEVLAAGQGTAKMQDIAKAVQEGAAAYLKRQRNTLAIFGVIVFLLLFALPADDWSERIGRSIFFLVGAVFSFTIGYLGMWLATQANLRVAAASREEGGREKAMRVAFRTGGVVGMITVGLGLFGAAIVVLVYTGQAPKVLEGFGFGAALIAMFMRVGGGIFTKAADVGADLVGKVEQGIPEDDPRNAATIADNVGDNVGDCAGMAADLFESYAVMLVAALILGSSAFGAHGLIFPLIVPAIGVITAVIGVYITKARAGEGGLVTINRSFYISAVISAVLSAVAAFIYLPSSFADFGEGFAHNTGNPAVIATVAVIIGIVLAALILRITGYYTGTEHKPVKDVGKTSETGAATVILSGISVGFESAVYTALVIAAAVFGAFLLGGGVALFAVALAGTGLLTTVGVIVAMDTFGPVSDNAQGIAEMSGDVDEKAAQILTELDAVGNTTKAITKGIAIATAVLAATALFGSYSDAISKAVGSTGSFVANIVSPETLVGVIVGAAVVFLFSGLAVNAVSRAAGAVVYEVRRQFREIPGIMEGTTRPEYGKVVDIVTRDSLRELATPGLLAVFAPIAVGFGLGTGALAGYLAGAIATGTLMAIFLANSGGAWDNAKKLVEDGNHGGKGSDAHEATIIGDTVGDPFKDTAGPAINPLIKVMNLVSVLIAPAVVTLTLGGGADTTWRIVIAVVAVAVIVAAIVVSKRRGSVMAETPAEAKA is encoded by the coding sequence ATGTCCCGGCAGTTCCTCGCGGAGGGCGGCATCACGCTCACCGGGGGTGGCTACACCATCGTCGGTGTGGTCGCCGTGGTCGCCCTTGTCGCACTGGCTATCGGTTACGTGCTGCTCAAGGAGGTGCTGGCCGCGGGCCAGGGCACCGCCAAGATGCAGGACATCGCGAAGGCAGTGCAGGAAGGTGCGGCCGCATACCTGAAGCGGCAGCGCAACACCCTCGCCATCTTCGGCGTGATCGTGTTCCTGCTCCTGTTCGCGCTCCCCGCGGACGACTGGAGCGAACGGATCGGCCGCTCGATCTTCTTCCTCGTCGGGGCGGTGTTCTCGTTCACCATCGGCTACCTCGGCATGTGGCTGGCCACGCAGGCGAACCTGCGGGTGGCGGCCGCGTCGCGCGAGGAAGGCGGCCGCGAGAAGGCGATGCGCGTGGCGTTCCGCACCGGCGGCGTGGTCGGCATGATCACCGTCGGGCTCGGCCTTTTCGGCGCGGCGATCGTGGTGCTCGTCTACACCGGCCAGGCACCGAAGGTGTTGGAGGGCTTCGGTTTCGGCGCGGCGCTGATCGCCATGTTCATGCGTGTCGGCGGCGGCATCTTCACGAAGGCCGCTGACGTCGGCGCCGACCTGGTCGGCAAGGTCGAGCAGGGTATCCCCGAGGACGACCCGCGCAACGCCGCGACGATCGCGGATAACGTCGGCGACAACGTGGGCGACTGCGCGGGCATGGCAGCGGACCTCTTCGAGTCCTACGCGGTGATGCTCGTGGCCGCGCTGATCCTGGGCAGCTCCGCGTTCGGCGCGCACGGCCTGATCTTCCCGCTGATCGTGCCCGCCATCGGCGTGATCACCGCGGTGATCGGCGTCTACATCACGAAGGCGCGCGCGGGCGAGGGCGGCCTGGTCACGATCAACCGCTCGTTCTACATCTCCGCGGTCATTTCCGCGGTGCTGTCGGCGGTCGCCGCGTTCATCTACCTGCCGAGCAGCTTCGCCGACTTCGGCGAGGGCTTCGCGCACAACACCGGCAACCCGGCGGTGATCGCGACGGTCGCGGTGATCATCGGCATCGTGCTCGCCGCGCTGATCCTGCGCATCACCGGCTACTACACCGGCACCGAGCACAAGCCGGTGAAGGACGTCGGCAAGACGTCGGAAACCGGTGCGGCGACGGTGATCCTGTCCGGCATCTCAGTCGGGTTCGAGTCCGCCGTGTACACCGCGCTGGTGATCGCCGCCGCGGTGTTCGGCGCGTTCCTGCTCGGCGGCGGCGTCGCGCTGTTCGCGGTGGCGCTGGCCGGCACCGGCCTGCTGACCACCGTCGGCGTCATCGTCGCGATGGACACCTTCGGCCCGGTTTCGGACAACGCGCAGGGCATCGCCGAGATGTCCGGCGACGTGGACGAGAAGGCCGCGCAGATCCTCACCGAGCTGGACGCGGTCGGCAACACCACCAAGGCCATCACCAAGGGCATCGCGATCGCCACCGCGGTGCTCGCGGCGACCGCGCTGTTCGGGTCCTACTCGGACGCGATCTCGAAGGCTGTCGGCAGCACGGGTTCGTTCGTCGCGAACATCGTCAGCCCGGAGACTCTGGTCGGCGTGATCGTCGGCGCGGCCGTGGTGTTCCTCTTCTCCGGTCTCGCGGTCAACGCGGTTTCGCGTGCCGCGGGTGCGGTGGTGTACGAGGTGCGCCGCCAGTTCCGCGAGATCCCCGGGATCATGGAGGGCACCACGCGGCCCGAGTACGGCAAGGTCGTCGACATCGTCACCCGCGATTCGCTGCGGGAGCTGGCGACGCCGGGTCTGCTGGCCGTTTTCGCGCCGATCGCGGTCGGTTTCGGCCTCGGCACCGGTGCGCTCGCCGGGTATCTGGCCGGCGCGATCGCGACCGGCACGCTGATGGCGATCTTCCTCGCCAACTCCGGTGGCGCGTGGGACAACGCCAAGAAGCTCGTCGAGGACGGCAACCACGGCGGCAAGGGTTCCGACGCGCACGAGGCGACGATCATCGGCGACACCGTCGGCGACCCGTTCAAGGACACCGCCGGTCCCGCGATCAACCCGCTGATCAAGGTCATGAACCTGGTCTCGGTGCTGATCGCGCCCGCGGTGGTCACGCTGACGCTCGGCGGCGGCGCGGACACCACGTGGCGGATCGTGATCGCGGTGGTCGCGGTCGCGGTGATCGTCGCGGCGATCGTCGTGTCCAAGCGGCGCGGCAGTGTCATGGCGGAGACTCCGGCGGAGGCGAAAGCCTGA